DNA from Rubripirellula lacrimiformis:
GTGTCGGGCAGGTGTTCGACATGGCGCAAAGCATGTGGGACGACTACGTGGTGGACATGGACGGCAGCCGACAAGAACAGGCATTCCTGGGCAGTCCAGCGGTCAATCCATTGCACCGATCGTACGCCCAGTTTGTGGAACGATTAAGCACCGTGGTGGGGCGAGTTCGGGCCGGTGAATTGGGCGGCGGATCGCTGGCAAGTGGCAATCTGTTTTCTTGGCCGGCGGCGGTGTTGGGATTTGGGTTGGCACTGTTGGCGGTCATCTTGTTCCGGTTGCCGACACCGGCTTGGGTGCGACGACGGATGGGACAATTGGAATCCAATCCCGTTGCCCGCCCGTCCATCGATTTTTATCGTCAGACTTTGGATCAACTGGAACGCATCGGTATCTATCGAAAAAGTGCCCAGACACCTAACGAATTGGCGGTCGATGCGACCGAGCGATTTCGGGAATCCGATGCACCATCGGACGATGAACCGCTATCCATTTTGACCGATGCGTTCTATCGACTTCGCTTTGGACGCCCCGGCAATCGCGACAGCCAGGCGACCTTGGAGGGGCCAACGGCGAGTGGGCACCTTGATGGATCAGCGGGCTTCAAGCATGATCCGGGCCAGGAAACCGATAAAGTCCAATTAGCCCTGGCTGCACTAACGCAGCGTGTTGACCGCATGGTGATCAGTCAGGAAACCGCGGAGCAGAATAAGTGATCGTGACAATCGATGGTCCCGCCGGGGCTGGGAAAAGCAGCATTGCTCGCCAGGTCGCTGACCGATTGGGTTTCGAGTTCCTGGACACCGGGGCGATGTACCGTGCCGTCACGCTGGGGGCGATCCGAGCTCAAATCGAATTTTCGGACGTCGACGCACTGGTTGCTTTCGCCGGTACCGCGGATTTGAAGTGGAAGGGGTGTCGGATCTCGTTGAACGGGGTCGACGTCACCGAAGAAATTCGCACTCCGACAGTCACCGGGGCGATCCGCTACTTGGCTGATCTGCCGGACGTTCGTCGGCAATTGACGCTGCAACAACGCCGCATCGCCGCCGGCCGAAGCATCGTGACCGAAGGACGCGATCAGGGAACCGATGTGTTTCCGGACGCCGATTGCAAAATCTTTCTGACCGCGTCACCGCACGAACGCGCGCTGCGTCGCCACCAACAATTGGCCGATGCAGGACGACACATGGCGATCGAGGATGTGATCGCAGCCCAGGATCGACGGGATGCCGAGGACCGTTGTCGCCCAGTGGGTGCGCTGCGACCGGCTGACGATGCCGTCACGCTGGACACCGACGGAATGAGTCCGGATGAAGTCTTGGACAGAACCTTGCAGATCATCGAATCCGCGGTCCAGCGGGATCAGGTCAAAGATTGCTCGTGACCTGAACCGGCGACTCGGTGCAGCGGCGATGCCTTGGTGTGCCGTTTGGGGCAACCGGGCGGTTACAGGAATTGATTCAACGTTTGATTCAATTCCGCCAAAATCCACTGGAACGCGGTTTGGATGCGAGTGGACGTTCCCAACCGGTCACCGAGACCAGGCAAAGCCATCAGGGTGAACAGGAATAGCACGAATCCGCCAAAGGCAGCGGCTGAGTAGCTGGGGTCGTCGTATTGGCGGCCACCGTAGCGGGAAAGAATCGATTTCTTTCGTTTCGGCGGTGGGGTCAGGTCTCGCAGACGACGCAGTCCAAGTTGGACATGTCCGTCGGGTGAATTGAACATCCATTGAGGGTGGACTTCAATCTTTGCACCCTCGTAATGCAGGACCCAACGCTGGCTGATCTTCAGCATCGCGGCGTAGTTCGGTGCGACTAGAACCGTGAAACCGTCGATCGAAGTCTCTTGGACTTCAGCTTTCGTTTTCTTTCGTCCAACATGGATAGTGGCCTGACGGTGATCCGACGCGATGGGGCATCGGAAGAAACCTTCGGACTGTTGCGAATCGGTAGCGGGGGCATGATTCATTTTGGCGTTACTCCGCAAATTCATCGATTGAATTGCGTCGAAGCGATGAGGAAAAGACAAGGATGCGTGGCCCTCGATCCCCCGATGTGGCCAGCAACTGAAACATACCCGGCAAATCTTGCTTAGGTCGGAAAGTTTCAGCAATCCGGATTGTTTGACAGTTTCTTGCAGGTTTTTGGAGGCGGTTGTAACGATTGCGCCAGCCGCGCAGATCGCCCACCTTGCTGGCAGGCCTCTATCGATCGACGTTTGCTAGGTCACCGGCGTCGCGAGTTTGACAGGCCGGACGCTCGGTTTGCAGGGGCGTCAGGATGGGTGGTCGGCAAAACGACGTCGGCGGTTGGCGCGGATCAGATTGACGTCGACTTTTCAGCGGCTTTTGTGGTATCAAAATGCTGCTCAATCGTCGCGAGCGGCCGTCTTTTGCAAGTCCACCGACAGGTAGCTGGAATGATGTTTTCCTACGAATCACCAAATGCTAGGCCCCCAGCGAAGGCGACCGCAGCGTGGTGGCTGCCGCTGGCCGTCGTCTGGATTAGCGTCTTGGTGGGGTGCAGCAACGCAGAAGAATCAGCCCAGCAGCGGCCGCCGAGTTCGCAAACCATCCCGGAAACCGGCCCCGCAGATCACATGTCGGCAGACCACATGGCGGCGACCGAATCGGGTGGATCGGGCCAAGCCGGATCTGGCCAAGCCGTTAAAATTCAAGAACGGCCGCCGGTCTTCCAGCTGGACAATCCGCCGGTTATCCGCGACGCGACGGCGACCGAAATGTCGCCGCCACCGATGATCACAGGATCGTCGCGGTTCGAATCATTGTCCGCACGATCAGCGGCTCCGAAATCAGCGGCTCCGAAATCAACGGCTCCGAA
Protein-coding regions in this window:
- the cmk gene encoding (d)CMP kinase, which encodes MIVTIDGPAGAGKSSIARQVADRLGFEFLDTGAMYRAVTLGAIRAQIEFSDVDALVAFAGTADLKWKGCRISLNGVDVTEEIRTPTVTGAIRYLADLPDVRRQLTLQQRRIAAGRSIVTEGRDQGTDVFPDADCKIFLTASPHERALRRHQQLADAGRHMAIEDVIAAQDRRDAEDRCRPVGALRPADDAVTLDTDGMSPDEVLDRTLQIIESAVQRDQVKDCS